The following proteins come from a genomic window of Aricia agestis chromosome 19, ilAriAges1.1, whole genome shotgun sequence:
- the LOC121736509 gene encoding sodium- and chloride-dependent GABA transporter 1 has translation MDTKNDHGDDIELQGVSSKQSDAATKSDLPERGSWASKLDFILSVVGLAIGLGNVWRFPYLCYKNGGGAFLIPYFLTLFLAGIPMFFMELAMGQMLTIGGLGVFKIAPIFKGIGYAAAVMSCWMNVYYIVILAWAIFYFFMSMRSDVPWRTCDNYWNTETCVNPYDRRNLTCWSSMDMTTFCTLNGKNISKAVLSDPVKEFWERRALQISSGIEHIGNIRWELAGTLLLVWILCYFCIWKGVRWTGKVVYFTALFPYFLLTVLLIRGITLPGAMEGIKFYVMPNMSKLLESEVWIDAVTQIFFSYGLGLGTLVALGSYNKFTNNVYKDALIVCSVNSSTSMFAGFVIFSVVGFMAHEQQRPVAEVAASGPGLAFLAYPSAVLQLPGAPLWSCLFFFMLLLIGLDSQFCTMEGFITAVIDEWPKLLRRRKEIFIAITCVISYLVGLSCISEGGMYVFQILDSYAVSGFCLLFLIFFECVSISWAFGVNRFYDGIKEMIGYYPTIWWKFCWVGFTPAICISVFLFNLVQWKPIKYMNYEYPWWSHAFGWFTALSSMLCIPGYMLYLWRVTPGTRMEKFHTIVRIPEDVPALRTKMQAEEQAKHAK, from the exons ATGGACACGAAGAATGATCATGGTGACGACATTGAACTTCAGGGGGTCAGCAGTAAACAGAG cGATGCAGCTACAAAATCTGACTTACCTGAGAGAGGGTCCTGGGCGAGTAAGCTCGACTTCATCTTATCGGTAGTGGGCTTGGCCATCGGTCTTGGCAATGTCTGGAGATTCCCCTACCTCTGTTACAAGAATGGCGGCGGCGCTTTCCTCATACCATACTTCCTCACTCTCTTCCTCGCTGGAATACCCATGTTCTTCATGGAACTGGCCATGGGGCAGATGCTTACCATTGGTGGATTGGGTGTTTTCAAAATTGCACCAATTTTCAAAG GGATTGGTTATGCCGCTGCCGTTATGTCATGTTGGATGAATGTTTACTATATCGTCATTCTGGCTTGGGCAATATTCTACTTCTTCATGTCGATGAGATCAG ACGTCCCCTGGAGGACCTGCGACAACTACTGGAACACGGAGACGTGCGTCAACCCCTACGACCGCAGGAACCTTACGTGCTGGTCCTCCATGGACATGACCACCTTCTGCACACTCAACGGCAAGAACATCAGCAAGGCAGTCCTTTCGGACCCTGTCAAGGAGTTCTGGGA GCGTCGAGCTCTGCAAATCTCCAGCGGTATCGAGCACATCGGCAACATCCGCTGGGAGCTGGCGGGCACGCTGCTGCTGGTGTGGATCCTGTGCTACTTCTGCATCTGGAAGGGCGTGAGGTGGACCGGCAAAGTGGTGTACTTCACCGCCCTCTTCCCCTACTTCCTCCTGACTGTCCTGTTGATTAGAG GCATAACATTACCCGGAGCGATGGAAGGCATCAAGTTCTACGTGATGCCGAACATGTCAAAGCTGCTGGAGTCGGAGGTGTGGATCGACGCCGTCACGCAGATCTTCTTCTCGTACGGCCTGGGCCTTGGAACTCTGGTGGCCTTGGGAAGTTATAATAAGTTCACCAACAATGTTTACAA GGATGCGTTGATCGTGTGTTCCGTGAACTCGAGTACTTCGATGTTCGCTGGCTTCGTCATCTTCTCTGTGGTCGGTTTCATGGCACATGAACAGCAAAGACCTGTAGCGGAAGTCGCCGCGTCTG GGCCTGGTCTAGCTTTCCTGGCGTATCCATCTGCGGTACTCCAGCTGCCCGGGGCTCCACTATGGTCTTGTCTATTCTTCTTCATGCTCCTACTCATCGGTCTGGACAGCCAGTTCTGCACCATGGAGGGCTTCATCACGGCCGTCATCGATGAGTGGCCCAAACTTCTCAGGCGTAGGAAGGAGATATTCATTGCTATCACCTGTGTTATATCTTACTTGGTCGGCTTGTCTTGTATATCTGAG GgcggtatgtacgtgttccaaATATTGGACTCGTACGCGGTGTCTGGTTTCTGTCTGCTATTTTTGATCTTCTTCGAGTGCGTGTCCATATCTTGGGCGTTCGGAGTCAACAGATTCTACGACGGCATCAAGGAGATGATCGGATATTACCCCACGATCTGGTGGAAGTTCTGCTGGGTCGGATTCACTCCTGCTATTTGCATT AGCGTATTCCTTTTCAACCTGGTGCAATGGAAGCCGATCAAATACATGAACTACGAGTACCCGTGGTGGTCGCACGCTTTCGGCTGGTTCACCGCCCTGTCCTCCATGTTGTGCATCCCCGGGTATATGCTGTATCTGTGGCGGGTCACACCGGGAACGCGTATGGAG AAATTCCACACCATAGTTCGAATTCCCGAGGACGTCCCGGCCTTGCGTACCAAGATGCAGGCCGAGGAGCAAGCGAAACATGCAAAATAA